In Arachis stenosperma cultivar V10309 chromosome 1, arast.V10309.gnm1.PFL2, whole genome shotgun sequence, one DNA window encodes the following:
- the LOC130933594 gene encoding glutathione S-transferase T2-like has product MKYFQENKDKEREEPTRESAERETRWKRSRWRRSHRRRRHQRRPSLEKTSQKEVATGGDAAGGDVVGGDHFANPRGLDVIVLNDDDIEDRRQDSIQHWHWKEDEMLISAWLNVSTDSGVVVCKKRWYKINKAIAQFAGCYDQASRNIRSGSNVDDIKELAYKLYSTNYGQKFTFERHWNMLRLEQKWRSQLSTQSGGSKRTKVSATGAYSSSSNPEILLTDESGVDSPVRPQGSKKSKRKGKEKAQMSEDFSERKSSVVKKLSLMEDIKNVREKELMDMEKEREEEKEHRAKIMAIKEKKLQIQAAMKEQ; this is encoded by the exons ATGAAATATTTTCAAGAGAACAAAgacaaagagagagaagaacCTACTCGTGAGTCTGCCGAAAGAGAAACTCGCTGGAAGAGAAGCCGCTGGAGGAGAAGTCACAGGAGGAGACGTCACCAAAGGAGACCGTCACTGGAGAAGACGTCGCAGAAGGAGGTCGCTACTGGAGGAGACGCCGCTGGAGGAGATGTTGTCGGAGGAGACC ATTTTGCCAACCCTCGTGGATTAGATGTTATCGTCCtcaatgatgatgatattgaagATCGGAGGCAAGATAGTATTCAACACTGGCATTGGAAAGAGGATGAGATGCTGATCAGTGCATGGTTAAATGTTTCAACTGACTCT GGGGTAGTTGTATGTAAGAAACGATGGTATAAGATCAACAAGGCTATTGCACAATTTGCTGGTTGCTACGATCAAGCTAGTCGAAACATAAGGAGTGGTTCGAACGTTGATGATATAAAGGAGTTGGCTTATAAACTTTATTCCACAAATTATGGTCAAAAATTCACTTTTGAGAGGCATTGGAACATGCTTCGGTTGGAGCAAAAATGGAGAAGCCAACTATCTACACAGAGTGGCGGCTCAAAGAGAACCAAGGTTAGTGCAACTGGAGCATACTCATCCTCATCAAACCCAGAAATACTGTTGACTGACGAATCCGGTGTGGACTCTCCCGTTCGCCCACAAGGATCAAAGAAGAGCAAGCGAAAAGGTAAGGAAAAAGCACAGATGTCTGAAGATTTTAGCGAAAGAAAATCATCGGTTGTCAAAAAATtatctctcatggaagatatTAAGAATGTTAGAGAAAAAGAACTAATGGATatggaaaaagaaagagaagaggagaagGAACATAGAGCAAAGATTATGGCAATCAAAGAGAAGAAGTTACAAATTCAAGCGGCAATGAAAGAACAATAA